The sequence TTTCtgtttaatatgtatatacatattttacatttctctcaTTTGATCAAGATCTTTCTCTGAAAGCATCGCTGATCAAGAGTCAGTTTTTGTAGTTGGAGTGGCTTTTTGTCCCTCTATGTCGGAAAATATCTTTTCCTGGGTATGGTGTCTCAGGTGGAGGGGAAAGTGCAGAGTGGAAACCTATTAAGATAACAGTTAccaaggaggggaaggagagagatctACCAGGCATTTTTAATCTAAAATCTATGTGTTATCAAGGTCACAGACATTGGTGATCATTTGACGTCTTATGCCATCATCTAAGGTTTGGCAACCGTATGGTTAGCCCATTCAAGATGGTTGTTCTCTTGGTTTCTGTACATGCCTTGCTCGACCACGCCCTACTTCACTCACAGGACTATCCAATCCTTTTAATTAGTCTCTGGTACCTGATGAGCCCACCTGACATCAGTTCCCCTGTAAATGGTAGACTCCTCCTCCCTCAAGTAGTGAAGATTGCTGCCATGTCCTGTTCTGCCTGCTATCTGCCACACAGTGGGTTGTCTCTCCAGCACCTTGCTTCAGGCCTTTAAGACCCCCTGTCCAATAAGTCACTAATGTCTCTGTCGCTGACTCCAGGTTCTCTCTTTGAGGCTGAGCAGTTGCGAGGCTCACAGGCCTGCAGGGTGCAGCCCCACAGTGACAGACTTCCAGCAGGCCAGATCCGCATACCTTGGGAAAGCTGTCTCACTGGATGTTGTCTGCTTTAATTCCGAAAAATCTTTACTTTCAGGTCACCAGTTGCTGTGCAGGTCCAGTCAAGAGTTGTGCACTTTCTTTTCATGTGTCACGTGAATCCAAAAGTTGTGTTCCTTGGAGTTCGGTGGCACAAGGGTTGGTTAGTAATACTCAGTAGGGACCTTTCTAGTGATGCTGAAGATGGTTCTTCTAGAAATGTCTTTTCCAGTAAACAAACTCTCCAGGTTACAAGGTGTGATGCTGGAGGTCTTTGTTTCCTGAGGGTGCACTATAAAATGACTGCCCTGCCAAAACATGCTTATTTTTCGTAGAAGCAATTAGGCCTTTCAGTATTGGAGTAACTCTGCATTTATTAGTTGTGGATTGTAAGAAGCAGGAGCCCAGGGCATTGGGTGTCCTGTGACTATCTCAAGAGGTTGAGAGTTTCTGAATTACAGAAGGGTTGGATCTGAGATTTAGAAGGACCAACAGCGATGCTTTTGGTCGAGATATTTGGAGGGCCTCTGTGTTTTGCCAGTTGAGTTTTAAGAATGCTGGTCCTTTAGCCCCATGAGGGACAGTAGACTGTCTGCAAGCAAAGGTTTTGGTCCAGTGTGACAACACACAGATCATGACTAAATCGTACTTTATCTGTTAGATGACACAGTATGTAATCCATTTGCCACTAATTAATGTTTCCCCAGTGGTATTGATTCATGAAGGCCGTCATTTTGTTAGCAGACTGACAAAATGCATATACAGGAATAAGGAGTGGGAATTTTAGTCTCCCATATGGCAGTGCTGTTCCTTAGTCCAAAccaaagctttttcttttatcaaaCCAACAGTTGTTGAATTTCtaatcttgtttttccttttctgagacCAACTGTTGGCCCTTTGGgccagtttttctaaattatcATTTTGGGAAATATCTCTTTGGACCACGACAGAGGTTTGGTTGCTGTTGGTCCCTTTAAGGGCAGCATTTCTTGCAGCAATATTAATAGCAGCCAGGTGATTTTGTTCTGCTTCTGGAGAGTCAAGCTTAGAATGCCCCAGAATCTTAATAATAGCTCACCTGGCAGGTAAAAGTATTGCATTTAATCATTTCTGAACATAGGAGccacttgaaattttatttctcctgGAAGTAAGGAAGCCATGTTACTTCCTTAGCATTCCAAGATTTTGAGCTACTCTGAAAGCATATCTACTATCAGTATAAATATTGATACTTCTGTTCTTGGCTGAAGTATAAAcccctgttgtttagttgctaagttgtgtctgactctttgaaactgcATGGCCTTGTAAAAGACTATGTCTGattgttattcagtcatgaaTATAAGGTGATTTTGTTggccaagaaaatgaagttgttttagtgggtggtttaaaaaaaatgatttgaaagagttggcaaactttctccagtaaagggccagatagtaaatattttagaggGTGTGCAGGTCATAGGGTCAGTCTTACTACTATTCAACATTGCCGTCGTAGCTGGAAAGCATCCTTAGACAACGTATAAATGACTGGACATGGCTGTGTTCCACTTACTTACAAAGGAGTCAGCAGGCTGGATATGGCCCAGGAATCAGTAGTTTGCTGACCACTGACTTTGAATAATATTTGAATTGACTCTTAAAATCTCTGTGGGTTAGATAGAAATGCTATCATTccatatttatttacatagtgTTTTCACATGCATTGTCTCATAGTGTTTTCACATGCATTGTCTCGTTTCTTGTAATTTATGGTGAGATGGGGCTTATTACCCCATTCATTACACAGTTACTGACAAAAAGTGCTTTCCGGTGTAACAGAGTAAGAGCTGTATCAAGATACATTGACTGAAATCTCGTTCATTCCCTGGTTTTGTTCCATGTGTTCAAAatagatgtcattttcattacttttgttAAGGTCTTGTTGCTAGGGAGTTGAATATTGGTTTgtgaattcttttatttattttttttccttagttttttttcattttatgaaaacaaaGACACTTGTATCAACATTTGTAGGCGGATTTTTGAATTTATAGAattattagatttatttattacatattttttattacataGATTTATTTATTACATAGCTTAGGCTGATCAATCATGCAACTAGTTTGGGTTTTGAAGTgtcatttttgtttactttttaggAGTTAGAGATGCTATTAGACTGTCATTTTATCGAAGGTGAGAAgtcaacccagagatggaaaacTTCATCCTGTATGAGGAGATTGGCCGAGGAAGCAAGACTGTGGTCTACAAAGGGCGACGGAAGGGGACCATCAATTTTGTAGCTATTCTTTGTACTGATAAGTGCAGGAGGCCTGAAATAACCAATTGGGTAAGTCAAGTACCTCTCCCTTTGGGAAACCTCTCCCtttgagaaaggacagaaaagactATCAGAGCAAGTAGTATGTAAACAGAAGTCGCTGATCTCACTGCGGCCTACAGTACATTTTCAGTCTGGGATGGGTGACCTTCTCTCTTTGGTGCCAACAGTCCTGAATAATGGCTACTAAACATACTCAAGTATCAATAATTAGCAACTTAGATTTCTggcgtttgtttttttttatgagtCAGGGAAAATATAGTCTATATCagatcacttaaaaataaatttatttgactgtgacaggacttagttgtggcaggtgggatctagttccccgaccagggatcaaaccctggccctctgcattgggagctaggagtcttagctactggaccatcagggaagtccctagatcaTTTACTTCTAAATTTAGTACATGCTTATGAAGCTTTCCAAAGGAAGGACATTAGGTGAGACTAACTTGGGTTTAAAATAGTTGTACCACTTTACAGCCCAGACTCCTTGGAGCAaacctagcttttttttttttttttaattgtggaaaaatacacataacaaagtttatcatcttaaccatttttaagtgtgtagTTTGATATTGTAAGTACATGCCTATTGCTGTGCCGCCATCACCATCTTATATGAGGTACTTTTCAGAAACAAAGTACAATACAATGGTGATTGCCAGGGAAAGGGGAAGTggggaattattgtttaatgcgtagaaattttcatttttgcaagatgaaaagaattctgAATGACTGAATAATCACACTCTTAGTACTTAGCCACAAGAGTTGAAAACTtaggtccacacaaaaacctgcacacagatgtttacagcagctttatttataatcgAGATGCCCTGCAGTaagtgagtgaataaacaaactggaacatatatacactggaatACTGTTCATTAATAAAAGGAAATGGGCTATCAAGCCACAAGTAGACACAGAGGAACCTTAAATGGACATTCTTCGGTAagagaagccagtctgaaaaggctgcatagtgtatgattccagccatgtgacattctggaaaaggcaaaactatggaaacagtaaaatGATCAGTAGTTGCCAgagtttggggggtgggggagagtggaagggatgaataggtggagcacagaggattttagggcagtgaaactcttCTATATGATAGACGCTATAATAATACAAGTCATTACAGATTTCAACAAACTCATGAAATATTCGGTTTTCCCCAGAGACCTTACCATTATTCATTTCCACAGCAGTGTGCAAGGGATCTTATTTCTCCACACTGtggccaacacttgttatttttgtcgttgttatttattgttatttttgtcgttgttatttattgttattttaaacagCCATCCTCACCTGCGTGAGGAGGTGTTGGCTTTTGAGAGGTGTGTGGACAGTTGAGGGAAGACAGGTGTATGGGACAAGATGCTCTCTAGTTGGTCGATTCGGAACTGGGAACAGGAGGAATTTCTCTTCTGATTACGTTTTCACTGAGGTGAGAATCTTAAGTCTTCAGTTAGGGGGAAGGGGCAGGCAGTGTtctagaaaagaggaaagaaaaggtgtgaataggTCATCTGGAGGGCAGACTGGCTGGGGCCCTTTGAGAGTGGGGTTCGTCAGTGGAAGGCAGAGCAATCAGCATGGTTTGTGTCTGCTTCGGTGCCTTAGGTGTATGCAGACTGTGGGGAGGGTTGCACTGAACCAGAATTGCAGTCCTAGAGCAAGTGAGCTGGAAAGGGAGTGAGTGGTGGTCATGGATTAGGGTGTGTGGAAGAGATTTTGGAGAGAATAATATtaccagttaaaaaaaatctagcaatGCTGTCCAATAGACATATAATGGGGGTTATAAATCTAACTGTAAAGTTCATAATATCTACATTGAAAAAGGATAATAAATAGGTGAAATTCatcttattaatatatattagtcTCATATGAGATTAATAATACcatgtattattttttcagtGTGCAACCAGtgagatatttttctaattttgatgtTGATTGTTGGGTatctggtgtgtattttacacttgaaGCTCATCCCAGCTGCCGCTCCGGAGCACAGTAGCCCTCTGTGGCGAGTCCTGGCCAcagtatctcctgcactggccagtgGAGGCTGCACATGGGTGATGGAGGTCTGGGCGGAGGGTGAGATGGGCAGAGCGGTGTCTGGAAGAGTAGGTACTTGGCAAGTATTGAGTGATGGGGAGTCAGGAGGAGTGTGCTGTGGCCTGAATTCTTTTGGGACTTCTgtatctcctttattttttcactaGGACCTCCCCTTCCCAAGCCAGAATTAGCAAGGCTACCTTTAAACTTATTTACCCAGGGTTCTCCCCGCTTTCTAGTGGCCTTATATTGGGGGTTTATTACAAGATGCTCCTCAAATTCTCCCTTGGTCACTCTGTTTGGTTTTCTCCTCATCTGTCTTCTAAGTCATGTAGATTAgttctcctttctttttgttaCAATATGAGCCCACCAAGTTGTTCCTGGAGTGTGCTAAATTCCATTTCTTAAACAGGGAGCTCTGTATTTCAACAAATTATGGGCTCATTAGCCTGTGTTGAGTGACAGTagaattttttttggtttgtttttctttctttcttttttttggtttgcttttcagtgaatatttaataACAAGGTAGATGACATATGCTTATCTAATATTTTTGTATCACTGAGGGTAAAGCAAAATGTCCTGTTTACTGGGTAAGTATGACCTGCTGTATGTGGACACTGcagtgcaatttaaaaaatagtgtaaTTATAATTTCAGAACTTCAGAATCTGAATAGGTGCCAgtgttctctccttttttaatatgggaaaagaaaatcCTTTGAAGATCATTTGAAGCTTGGACCAAAATTCCATAGCTGTATTATTAGGATCACTCTGTAGTCTTCAGGATTCCGATACAAGGGAAGCTTCAATTCAGCCTTTTAGGGAAGACATTCCAGCTCTCATGATCTCATCAACCAGGAGAATGTTGGTGGCAATCACAGTGCAGGAGTGAGGAAGCTGTTTCTTTTCACAATAGTTATTCCATATGCCTGCTTCTGCTGCTACCATTGGTTCACCAGTGTTCAAGTCCACACCCACAAGCTGACCAGATTCTGAATGTTCTGCTTGAACTTTAATTAGTGTTTCCTGAAGGTCAAAACCAGAGTTCTGAGGAAGAACCTTGGGAATAATGAGCAACGCATCAGCAAATGCTTGGACTCCAAGCTGGGCCCTGCCCTTTACGCTGGGCTTGTGTTTATCCAGGGCTTCTGCCGTGTCCACTTCCACTGAGCCAGCACCTGGGACTGCACAGCCATCATCAAGAGCATTTTTAACAGCCCTCAAGCCATCTCTTATTGCATCTTTGATTTGAGTAAGCGTGTGCTTATTTGGTCTTTTGATCAGTAATGTGACACAGCGAGGATTGTTACATTTCTCAATAAAGGTGAACTTCTCTTCTCCCAATGTATATTCATAGACAAGTCCTGCATGTCCCAAACAATCAGGATTTAGGTCATCAAGAGAATTTAGTGCTATCCCACCACAAGCAAGAGTCAACCTTTCCATGTTTCTCCTTTTAGCTCTGCGCAGAGCTATTATGCCTTTTTTGGCAAGAGCATCTAAGGAAAGGGGATCAATTCCCTTTTGATTAATAACAATGAATCCTTTATCTGAATCACCACAGACTTTCTTTTTCAGGTcgattatttttttaactctgtCTTTGATGAATTTCTTTTCGGCTTTCactaatttctctctctcctctgcactCGTGTAAAAAAAAGCCAGAATTCACTTCTGTTTTTTCATATTCTGATGACACGTTGCATGTGAGGATGTATGCATCTTCTCCTCTCTTCATATCAGGATGCTGTGCCCCGTGGTCCAAAACAAGACCTCTGATCAAGCTTGTATCTATTTCAGATTTATGTTTCCTCTCCATGATCTCAACCATGAAGAGATCAATAGGttcatcttgtttttttaatggccAAAATGGAGTCCACTACAGCCTCTGTTAGGACATCAGCGAGTTCAGCATGAACTTTAGTACGAAGAGATGTTCTGGCCACGTCTATAAGTGTTTCCCTTTCCATCTCTTTGCTTACTTTGACTTGTTCCAAAAACTGAAGTGCCTTTTCCTTTGCAGCTTCAAATCCTTCTGTAATTATTCTGGGATGAAAACTTTCAGAATTGTAGACATCCGCCTGCTTCAGCAGCTCTCCAATGATGAGGACATTGGAAGCAGTACCATCATCAGTTATGTCATCCTGGGCTGTTGCTACTTTGGCTATTAAGGAAGCTGTTGGGTGTTGAATTTGCATTTCAGGAAGCAGCACATTTCCATCTTTAGTGAGTTTGGTGTCTCCAGCACCAGAAACGAGCATCTTCATGGTGCCCTTAGGCCCCATGTTGGTCCTCAGCACGTCCTGCAGCCCCCGGGCCGCGCTAATGTTGACCGCCAACGCCGCCTGCGCTCGGGCCGCCTTGGGGTTCAGGGTCTTCACGGCTGCCATAGCTGACCCAGCAGAGGAAGATAAGGGGACACGGCGTGGCGAAAAGCCCCGAGCCGGTTCCGACAgtagaatttctattttttttttatttttaagaaaattggaaagCAAGGATCCAGTGCACTTTGATAGTCAGTCATCAGCAATTCTGAGTCTTGATGTTTATACACATTTTGTAGTTTTAGTTCCTATATTTAATGGGATTTTTAAAGGGAGAAAGCCGAAAATCCCCAAAGcaacttaatattttttaatggacaCGCTTTTGCATCTTTACTACTGAGTTTTTGAATTCACTCTTGTTTTTTGTATACAAGTATTCTCATAATCCATTGGAAATGTACATTTTAAGATCAGTATGTTcacactagggcttccctggaggctcagatgataaagaatccacctgcaatgcggaagatatgagttggatccctgggtcgggaagatcccttggggaaggaaatggcaacccactccagtattcttgtctggagaattccatggacagagaagcctgacaggctgtacggtccatggggttgcagagagtcagacacaactgagcaagtaagcataTAACCATCATTCTTAATgtctatgttttaaattatttattattttattcctctgAATAAGTTCCATTGTTTTCTTATCTATTTCCCAGGTGTGATATTTAGGTGTTTCTTAGTAGATTCAAAggttttaagaactttttttcttAGTGTGAATGCTGTGTGTGTTTATAGGTCCGTCTGacccatgaaattaaacacaAGAACATTGTAACTTTTCATGAATGGTATGAAACCAGCAATCATCTCTGGCTCGTTGTGGAACTCTGCACAGGTAGGAATAAAGAAGTGCTATGATTATAGTCACTGTATAGGTTGCTTTGAAAAAACATATGATGtaggttttgttatttttcactttttcttctattATGAATATAAGCATACTATTGACTACATTAACTTGAACACCTGTTTTTGATATATTAgggacaggaaaaaaacaaaggtgTTTGGTAAGAGGAAGAGATGCAGTTTAGGGTTAACTTTACTTTGGTATAAAATAATACTATATCATcttcataaaatttagaaataatttttagtgATGATTGATGAAACAAGTTTTTCCATTCaatagaaagaaaagatttgAGGTCAACTACCTATTACCTAAttagttcttatttttttattcttatgcaAAGGATACTTGAACTAGTAAAACTTAGGCAATATAGAAAAATAGCTGAATCAACAAATTCCACCACCTGGCAATAATTAGAGATAAAAGCTCTTGCTTGATAAAATTTTCCAAGACTGTATACAGAGAGAAAGGTGACTAAATACATAGGTATTGTCTGGACTTTTAGTTTCAGTGTCTTTAGGAAAAAATGTAAGAAGTACCACAGTTATACATTGAGTAATAATAAAGAAtcattaaaaagatgaaatgtaatcatttctagctttatGAGTCTCTTACCTGTTGGCCCTTAGAATTTATAAAGCAATTATGAGAGAGCTTATTTGGAATAGTAAATTGtttgcattttgcattttattttttgaatcaaCAGGAGGAGAtggtttaatttctttcatcagatgtACACACTGTTGAGGTGATCAGGGGACTCCACCTGTGTTACTTTTTGTTTCAGCAGTTATTTCTGACCCCTGGCTGTTGTAGCAACCTAACTCATTTATCCCTATGTTTGGAATGGTTCCTCACCCACGGAACAAAATGAACAGAACCCAGAATGCCTCCTACCTTCATCACAGGAATTCTGATTGAACTTTCagctgccagaaaaaaaaaagacttctttttctgtgaacttgACTTCtaattataatctttttttttctaattataatcttgatcctaaaaaaaaaaaaaaagtttgtttctgaCACTTAGGTGGTAGAATTATGACAGGGATCTTGCAAGGATATAGACGTGGAATTCACAATGTGTCTGCCACTGACCTTTTATTTCATCAGTAGTATACATCAGAATTTGTAATTTTCTAATTCTTAAGAAGAGCACCTTTTTGTGCCAGGCAGTACTTGCGGAATGTGACCTAACTTTGCGTGGGGGTAAATGTGACTATCCTTTGCACAGTGTGATTAAAGTGTACAGTTTATGGTAGCACTTAACACTAATTTCTGTAGCTGTTTCTTTCCTGAGGGGTCTGGAGTGAGAGATCACAGTGCCAGAGCGATTCTTCCTTCACTCCACTGGCGTATTTATTGACTATCCTTCCAGGCCGAGCAGCCATTCGCCCTTAGCTGGCTCTGGAGTGTGGAGATTCCTGTTAGGGTTCCTGGACCAGTGTTCATTCATGAGTATGTTTCCCTGTCGGATTGTCCAGATGAACTGATTTGATAATGTTTTAATGCTCAGGTCCCAGCATGGAACCTTTCTAGAAGCACTGTCTAATGTTGGTGGGTTAAAGTGGGTGATTTTAATCAACTTGCAGGTGGTTCATTAGAAATGGTTATTGCTCAAGATGAAAATCTCCCAGAAGATGTAGTGAGAGAATTTGGAATTGACCTGCTGACTGGATTACATCATCTTCATCAACTTGGCATTCTCTtttgtgatatttctcctgggaaggTAATTCATGAAAGTTTTGATTCCCTGACTGTTTGTGTCTCAATTTATAATGCTTCCtcaaagatgtttttatttttagatacaaCTTTGATATATTTAGAGCATGTTGAAATTTTTtagtcaacattttttttttttaacaaaaggaagTACATAGTATTATATTTTAGGTTCCTATTTAGCTGCCTATTGAAGTACCTTTTAGAAAGTGAAATCTCCCCTCCTTTCAGGATTCTTGGAGTAAGTATCATTGCTCCTGAGGTACATTGTGAATGATGAGCTCAACAGACATATAGAATAAGACTCTTTGTTCTTAAATTATAGTTCACACTTATGAGCCATTATTTTAGTTTGATAATGACATTCTTGACAATGGGTGTTTGATTCCTGCTATTTTAtatcaaacatttttcttttctggtagaACTAATTACCCATCACTAATTGTGTTTCCGTGTTGTTGAGTCACAAACCTGCTTAGTGTCTGAGTCACATCAGTATCACTCACTGATGCTGAGATGCTGTGTGTCCTGGACCAGTTaccctttctgtctctgtgtagCTTAGGTTTCTTgcctgtgatgtgtgtgtgtgtgtgggggggggggtagatAGTTCAAGGAGATAGTGAGAATGACATATTAGGTTTGGGTGACATTCATAGGACTTTTCTGGTAGATGGTGTGCTCTTAGTCAGTGGTACCTCTTACCTTTATGAGTTCATACTCTTAGGGGTTGTATGTGTTACTGCTCTTAGTTGCTGCTTCTCctttgttaatgaaatgaaaagttGACTATGTCTTCGTTAAATGTTACTTTAAGCCATCTGTATAAGAACATAATGAAACCtacaaaaagaaaactccatAAAAACTCTCTGTAACAGACATTCTTATTTGAAATATTCATATACTTGTTTGAAGGCTATAACCACTTAACTGTGTTACAGCCCTGAATGTAAATGGATGGGtgtaactttgttttaaaaaaacctcCATTTGTGGACATGGAAATGTCAGTTTCATTTTCACCTGTAATTTTCACCTGTCAAgaagtattattttcatttttttcaacccTTTAGAGCCATAAAAACCATGCTCAGCTCATGCTTGTACAAACATAGGCAGTAGCAGTATATGGCCCAGAGGCTATAATGTTCCAGCTCCTATATGTGAGTTTTTTTAATGAGGTCTCATATCAGCTGTTCATAATCTTGGAGTTTCAGGCTGATATATGAGGTAACTTTTATTCTAGAACTGGGTTTGGAGGAGTTCCAGCAGGATGCCTATATCTGTAAATGGAGTTCTGTTGGAACAGCCACACCCTTTCATTTACATACTGTCGGTGGTTGCAGACTTGAGAAGTCAGGGCAGAAATCGTATGGCttgcaaagtctaaaatatttactaacttaAGAAAAAATACCTGCCACGTGCCAGTGGTTCTGCAAGTGAGTTCCCTGGACCGGCAGCATCAACATGACCTgggacttgttagaaatgcaggttcttgggcctcaccccagacctattgaatcagaaaCTCTCAGGGGAGGGACTCGTTGTTGTCTTAACAAGGCCTTCAGGTgctcaaaaaaaaagtttaaaagccaCTGTGGTAGACTAACTGACATCCTTAGTATTTGTGACTAGAAGTAAAGAGTAAACTTTAAATTGCTTTTGAGGATCAAAAAGCCCCTTGCGAGGGAGGGAAAAGATAAAGGTCAGAGAACACTGGTTCCTGGTATAGTTTCAATATCAACAGATAACTTCTAATCACAAATTATATTAGCAGACTTGAGCACTTTTCACATGCCCATCACGGTCAGAAGCCGTTTGCATTATGTATAACCTCAGTCCTTAAAACTATCTGAAGTATCAccttccccattttataggtgacgAGGCTGAGATTTACAAAGGCTAAGTAATTTCTGCAGGTTAGACTGCCAGTAAGTGGTGAACTAGGGGTCAAATCTAGGTCTCTAACTTCAGAACCCTCAGTCTAAACCCTAAATCACACTTCCTCATTTAAATAAACAACCCCTAGGACTGGTGGGTTTCCAAATCCTCTTTCAGCTGTCACTGAGGGTTCGTGAATAGATTGTTTCATGGACATTCTTCATCTTTCCCAAAAGACTACTGTTTCCCTCTGTGGTTTTATGACACATTTTTCATCTGCATCTGAGAAGGGAGAATTTAATACTTGATTCTATTAGTGTTGGATTTATATTTCCTAAGCTGCATTtcggggcttccccagtggctcagcagtaaagaatccttgtgcagtgcagaagacccggttcaatccctgggtcgggaagatcccctggaggggggcatggcaacccactccagtattcttgcctggagaatcccatggacagaggagcctggcgggctccagtccacaggattgcagagttggacatgactaaagtgactgagcacggcatcttcttttaaaaaaaattgtgtttaatTTTCTGAGTTGTGATGAAGCAAGAAAGTCAATACTCAAGGTTCTGTGGTGAGATTATAAGAGGTACGgatggaaatgaaaattatattgaATTTGCTTTTGAACACATTTGTTTCTTCACCTTTATAGATACTCTTGGAAGGGCCTGGAACA is a genomic window of Cervus canadensis isolate Bull #8, Minnesota chromosome 22, ASM1932006v1, whole genome shotgun sequence containing:
- the LOC122425071 gene encoding LOW QUALITY PROTEIN: T-complex protein 1 subunit zeta-like (The sequence of the model RefSeq protein was modified relative to this genomic sequence to represent the inferred CDS: deleted 2 bases in 2 codons), which produces MAAVKTLNPKAARAQAALAVNISAARGLQDVLRTNMGPKGTMKMLVSGAGDTKLTKDGNVLLPEMQIQHPTASLIAKVATAQDDITDDGTASNVLIIGELLKQADVYNSESFHPRIITEGFEAAKEKALQFLEQVKVSKEMERETLIDVARTSLRTKVHAELADVLTEAVVDSILAIKKQDEPIDLFMVEIMERKHKSEIDTSLIRGLVLDHGAQHPDMKRGEDAYILTCNVSSEYEKTEVNSGFFYTSAEEREKLVKAEKKFIKDRVKKIIDLKKKVCGDSDKGFIVINQKGIDPLSLDALAKKGIIALRRAKRRNMERLTLACGGIALNSLDDLNPDCLGHAGLVYEYTLGEEKFTFIEKCNNPRCVTLLIKRPNKHTLTQIKDAIRDGLRAVKNALDDGCAVPGAGSVEVDTAEALDKHKPSVKGRAQLGVQAFADALLIIPKVLPQNSGFDLQETLIKVQAEHSESGQLVGVDLNTGEPMVAAEAGIWNNYCEKKQLPHSCTVIATNILLVDEIMRAGMSSLKG